The Pimelobacter simplex genomic sequence CGCACGATGGAGCGCAGCGCGGCCCCCATGTTCCCCGACGTGTACGCCGCCAGGGCGCCGTCGCCCGCACGGTCGAGCGAGTGCACCTTCTCCAGGTGCAGGTGGCCGTTGACGAAGGTCGGGGTGACGAGCCGACCCTCGGCGTCGATCGTGGTCGTCGCGGTGGTGCCCGCCGGCGGCTCGGGCGCGACGAACACGTAGCGCCCGTCGCGCACACCGAGCGCGACGACGGAGCCGTCGGTCAGCCGGGCGCCGGTGACGAGGAGGTCGACCTGCTCGGGGGCGCTCATGCCGCCACCTCGAACGCGACGCTCTCCTGCAGGTTGAGCGCCCGGCGCAGGGTGTTGCCGACCGGGCAGGTCTCGATGCCCTGGCGCAGCGCGTCCTGCTGCTCGGCGGTGAGGTCGCCGCGCACGGTGACCTCGGCGATGATCCGGGAGATCCGCAGCTCGCGCTCGCCCGGGTCGAGCGGGCCGGAGGTCGGGCGGTTGACCCGCAGCGAGAGCCGGATCGTCGCGTCGTCGTACTCGAAGCCGCCCTGCCGGGCGACGCCGCGCAGGGTGCCGGCCATGCAGCCGCCGAGGGCGGACAGCACGAGGCCGAACGGGTTGGGCGCCGTGCCGTCGCCGTCGAACTCGCGCGGCTCGTCGATGACGACGGTGTGCTCGCCGCCGACGACGGCGAGCGAGGCGTAGTTGGTCAGGCTGTGGACGACGACATCGCGGTTGGCCGACGCCACGGTGGTTTCAGCGGTCACGGGGGACCTCCCTGAGGGCGGAGAATCTGTCAGACATGAGATTCCCCACATGTCAGACATGTGTCAAGACCTTGCGGGGCGCCCGCGGGCCGGATCGTCAGGAATCGCCCTCCGGGACTGGCGATCGGGGCACTTCTTGCCGGTGCACGCCCCGGCCCGGAAGGCCACGCGCGCGCCCGCCGGCGGCCCGAAATTCCCTACCTAGCATTCGCTCGGTTTCCCTCGTACTATGACTACTCGAAATACCCCGGAAGGAAACAGCGAGGAGCTCGGGCCCTCGCCGGCCCTCGCCCCCGGGGTACCTCGATCTGACCGCGCCGTCTCGGGTTCGCGGATCGCCGGCGTCTGTCACCTCAAACAATCAAGCGCTTGCTTGACCGTTGTGACAGAGGTCATCTAGCGTCGAACTAGCAAGCGCTTGGTTTGCTGGAAGTCATCAGAAGGAAACTGGGATGAAGACACGTCTGTTCAAGGTGGTCGGTGGCCTCGCTGCCCTCGCTCTCGTCGCCGCCGGCTGTGCCGGTGAGGACTCGAGCGGAAGCGACGACGAGTACCACGTGCTGGTGCTCGGTGGCGTCTCGGCCGAGGGTGTGCTGGCGGACAACGCCTCCACCTCGGTGCTCTCGGCCAAGGCCGGGGTCGAGCTCGTCAACAAGAACGGCGGCATCGACGGCAAGAAGGTCACCATCAAGGTCGTCGACGACCAGGCCGACCCGACCGTCGCCGTCACCAAGCTGCGCGAGGCGATCGCCAAGGGCAAGCCCGACCTGGTCCTGAACTCGGGACCGTCGACGGTCGCCGACGCGACCCTGCCGATCCTCAAGCAGAACAACATCCTGTCCTTCAACATCGGCCCGACGGAGACCTCGGCCGACCCGAAGGCCTTCCCGCTCAACTTCGACCTGTCGGCGAGCGCGCAGAACCAGCTCGACGCCTTCCCGCCGTACTTCGCGGAGAAGGGCTACAAGAAGGTCGGCATCCTGCACGGCTCCAGCTCCTACGGCGAGGTCTACGGCGCCGCCGCCGAGAAGACCTTCGACGGGGCCGGCCTCGACGTCGTCGCCAACGAGGAGTACGACGTCGCGGCGCTCGACATGACCGCCCAGCTCGAGGCGATCCGCTCGAAGAACCCCGACGCGCTCGTCCTCGACGCGTACGGCGCCCCGCTCGGCTACGTCCTCAAGGGCGTGGAGAAGCTCGGTTGGGACATCCCGATCGTCGGCAACACCTCGGTCGCCGCGACCGGCCTGATCTCCACCGAGCCGCCGTCCGGCGTCCTGGGCACCCCGGCCGTGAAGAACCTGGTCATGCAGGTCTACAAGAGCACCGCCAAGGACCCGGCCGCGACCGACGTCAACGACCTCGTCGCCCGGATGAAGGCCATCGACCCGATCAAGTCGACCCTCATCGTGGCCTACAACAACGACGCCCTGGCGCTCGTCCAGGCCGCTGCCGAGAAGGCCGGCTCGACCGACCCGAAGAAGCTCGCCGAGGCGCTCACGGACTCCTCCGTGCAGCAGGACGCGACCACCGCCGTGATCGGCACCTACCTCTTCAGCGCCGACTCGCACGCCGCGAACCCCGGCCCCGAGGAGTTCGCGTTCATCGCCCCGGGCCCGCTCGTGGACGGCCAGTTCCAGTAACCACCTGAGGTGCCGGTGGGGCGGGAATCTCCCGCCCCACCGGCCTTTCACCCGTTCGACGACCCGAGGAAGCACCGTGACTCTGATCTGGGGTGGCCTGTCCCTGGGCGCGATCTACGCGATCGTGGCCATCGGCTACAACATCGTCTTCATCTCCTCGAAGACCTTCAACTTCGCCCACGCGCAGCTGACCATGGTCGGCGCCTTCGTGGCCTACACCGGCCTGGTCAAGTGGCACCTGCCGACCCTGCTGGTCCTGGTGATCGCGGCCGCCGCGGTCGCGCTGGTCGCCGCGATCGAGGAGCGGATCGCGATCCGTCCCGTCGGCGACATGCACAACATCCTGGTGACCACGCTCGGCGCCTCGATCCTGCTCGACGGCCTCGCCCAGCTGACCTGGGGCAGCCAGCCGCTGAGCGTGCCGTTCTTCGCCGGCGACAAGGCGATCTCGCTGTTCGGCGGCCGGGTCTACCCGGTCGAGATCTTCCTCATCGCGATCGCGGTGCTGCTCGTCGTCGGGCTCGGCATCTACAGCCGTCGCTCGCTCACCGGTCTCGCCCTGCTCGGCATGGCCGAGGACCGCGAGGCCGCCCTGCTGCGCGGCGTCAACGTCCGCCGCCTGGCGTTCATGGCGTTCGTCGCGGCGGGTGCGCTCGCCGGCTTCGTCGGTCTCTTCGTCGGCTCCAAGACGTTCGCGGTCTCGACGCTGGGGGCGGCGCTCGCGCTCAAGGGCTTCGTGGTGCTGGCCATCGGCGGCTTCGGCTCGATGCCCGGCACGCTGGTCGGCGGCACCCTCGTCGGCCTGGCCGAGGCGTTCGCCTCGCGCTACCTGGGCGGTGAGTACGCCAACCTCGCGGTCTTCCTCATCCTCGTCACCATCTTGATGCTGCGCCCTGCGGGCTTGTTCGTCCGGACGAAGGAAAGGGTGGTCTGACTCATGGCTGGTCTGCCGCTCGCCCGTCGTATCGCCGCGGGGCCGCTCTGGCTCGTCCCGCTGGTGCTGGGGATCCTGCTGATCCTCGTGCCGTACTTCAACCTGGAGTACTCCATCGTCCGCCAGCTCCAGCTGGCGATGATCCTGTCGCTGCTCGTCAGCGGCCTCAACCTCAGCCTCGGCTTCGCCGGAGAGCTCGCTCTCGGCCAGGTCGCGATGTACGCCGCCGGCGCCTACACCGCCGGCATGCTGTCCCAGCGCGGACACACCGACATCCTGCTGCAGCTCGTCGCGGCCGGTGTCGCGGCGCTGCTGGTCGGCATCGTCACCGGTATCCCGGGTCTGCGCCTGGGCAGCTGGTCGCTGGCGATGACGTCGTTCTTCCTGGTGCTGCTGCTGCCCGACGTGCTCGCGATCTTCCGCGAGGACACCGGCGGCCGCAACGGCCTGACCGGCATCCTGTCGCCGACGCTCTTCGGCCGGATGCTCACGCCCGAGGACTACTTCATGGTCATCGCGGTGGTGACCGTCGCCTGGTTCGCGGTGATGCGCAATATCGCCGTCTCCCGGCACGGCACCGCGCTGCGGGTGCTCAAGCAGAGCCCCGTCCTGGCCGCGTCCATGGGCATCAACGTGTTCCGGATGAAGCTGATGGCCTACGCCCTCGGCGCCGTCCCGGCCGGCCTCGCCGGTGCGCTCTTCGCCAGCCTCGACCTCTACATCTCGCCCGAGGCCTTCTCGTTCACCGTCGCCACCACGATCCTCGCGGCCTCGGTGCTCGGCGGCTCGGCCAGCGTCTACGGCGCGGTGTTCGGCGCGTTCATCCTGCAGTTCGGGCTCAACCAGTCGACCGAGTTCCAGCGCTACTCGCTGGTCGTCACCGGCGCCTTCCTCATCATCGGCGGCGTGCTCCTGACCGGCGGTCTGTCCGGTCTGGCCCGCTCGCTGTGGAAGAAGACGCTCGGCGAGGACCCGGCCGTCGCGGCCGGCGCCGCCGGGCTGGACGCCCGCCCCGACGACGAGGTGCCCGCCGTCCCCGGCAAGGTGCTCAAGGTCGAGGGCGTCGCCAAGTCGTTCGGCGGCAACCAGGCGCTCAAGGGCGTCGACCTGGTCGCCTCGCCGGGCCGGGTCACCGCCCTCATCGGCCCCAACGGCTCGGGCAAGACCACGCTGCTCAACATGATCTGCGGCTTCTACCGCACCGACGCGGGGGTCATCGCCCTCGACGACCGGCACCTGCAGCGGATGGGCCCCGACCGGGTCGCCCGGACCGGTGTCGCGCGGACCTTCCAGACGCCCAACATCCCCGAGGGCATCACGGTCCGCGAGGCCGTCATGGCCGGTCGGTACGCCGGAAACCGCGCCACCGTGCTCGAGGCCGTGCTGCGCCTGCCGCGCTACCGCAAGGTGCGCAAGGCCGACCTCAGCGAGGCCGACCGGGTGCTCGAGCTCGTCGGCATCCGGCACCTCGAGGACGCCGAGGCGACCGCGCTCCCGCTCGGCCAGCGCCGGCTGCTCGAGGTGGCGCGCTGCCTGATCAGCAACCCCGGTGTGCTGCTGCTCGACGAGACCGCCTCCGGGCTCGACGAGCACGAGGTGGACCGCCTGGCCGAGGTGATCCGCCGGGTGCGCGATGCCGGCGGGACCGTCGTCCTGGTGGAGCACAACTTCCAGCTGGTCCTCTCGCTGGCCGACGAGATCGTCGCCCTCGCCCACGGCGAGCTGATGGCCAAGGGCACGCCCGAGGAGATCCAGAACAACGAGCGGGTGATGGCCGAGTACCTCGGCATCGATCCCGACAAGCAGGCGGGAGGAGTCCGATGACGCAGTCCGACAGCACTCCGCTGCTCGAGGTCCGCGGCCTCGGCACCGGGTACGGCGACCTGCGGGTCGTGTGGGACGTCTCCTTCGACGTCCGGGCCGGTGAGATCACCGTCCTGCTCGGCCGCAACGGCGCCGGCAAGACCACGACGATCCGCGCGATCAGCGGGCTCAACAAGATCGTCGCCGGCGAGGTGCGCTACCGCGGCGAGTCGCTCGCCAAGGTGCCCGCGCACCAGCGGGTCCGGCAGGGCATCGCCTACGTCCAGGAGGGCAAGCGCGTCTTCCACTCCCAGACGATCGAGCAGAACCTGCTGCTGGGCGGCTACACCCGCAAGATGAAGCGGGCCGAGCTGCGCTCGGAGGTCGAGCGGATCTACGAGCTCTTCCCGATCCTCGCCGAGAAGCGGGCGCTGCCCGCGTCGAGCATGTCCGGTGGCCAGCAGCAGATGCTCGCCATCGGCCAGGCGCTCATGTCCCAGCCCAGCCTGCTCATGCTCGACGAGCCGTCCGGTGGTCTGGCTCCGGTCATCGTCAACGAGGTGATGGAGCGCGTCCACCAGCTCAAGGAGACCGGCATCGGCATCCTGCTCGTCGAGCAGGCGGTCGAGGCGTCGTTCGCGATCGCCGACCACGTCACCGTCCTCGACATGGGCAAGACGATGCTGTCGTCGCCGGCCAGCGAGGTCAGCGACATGACGCTGCTGCAGGACGCCTACTTCGGCAAGACCGCGTCCTAGGACGCACCTGCGCGGCCTCCGGCCCTGTGGCTCACGCGAGCCGCAGGGCCGGACTGCGTCGTGGCGGACCCCAGTCGGGGTGCAGGGTGCGGCTCGTGGTCCGAGCGGCGGCGAGCAGCAGCGGACCGACCACGGGCAGCGGCAGGTGGCCGCGGCGGACGACGGAGATCGCCGCCAGGGGACCGCGCGGCCCCGGGACGGCGACCGCCATCGAGCTGATCCCCGTGCCGGGCAGGCCGTCGAGGATCGCGATCCCGCGGCGCCGTCGTACGGCGGCCAGCTCGTGGTGCACGGACTCCAGCCCGCCGGGGGTGCGGTCGAGGTGACCGACGAGCGCGTCGACCTCCTCGGGGGCGAGCGCGGCGAGCATGGCCAGGCCGCTCACCGAGTCGGTCGCGATGATCCGGCCGCCGACCCGCGAGGGGATGGTGGTGGCGCGGGCGCCGCCGACCTTGTCGAGGTACTGCACGATCGGGCCGTCGAGCACCGACAGGTGCACGACCGCGTCGGTCGCGAGCTGCAGCTCGTTGAGCGCCACCGAGGCGGCGGCACGGACATCGAGGTGCTCGGACTCGCCGCCGGGGCCGCTGAGCCGGCGTCCGGGGGAGTAGCCGCGCCGGTCGTGGTGGACCCAGCCCAGCTCCTTGAGCGTGGTGAGCAGCCGGAAGACCGTCGTGCGCGGCAGCTCGGTGATCTCGGCGATGTCGTCGAGCCCGAGCGGACCCGGCGCGTCCTCGAAGGCGTCGAGGATCATGGTCGCCCGCTCGAGCACCCCCAGCCGGGTCGGCGGGTGGCTCATGCCCGGTGCTGCCGCAGCTCCTCGGAGGTACGCCGGGCGGCCTCGGTGGCCCCACGCGACGTGCTCCAGGTGCGGCTGGCCTCGTCGAGCTCGGCGAGCATCAGCTCGGCCCGGTCGCGCTCGTCGGCGTAATAGCGCTCGGCCCACCGGAGCACGAGCTCGGGATAGGCCCAGCCCGCCTCGGCGGTGGCGCCCTCGCGGTCGACCTCGGCGCGCACCCGCATCCGCTCGGACTGGTCGCGGTGCTCGGCGAGCACGGTGCGCAGCTTGTCGGGCTCGGAGAGG encodes the following:
- a CDS encoding OsmC family protein yields the protein MTAETTVASANRDVVVHSLTNYASLAVVGGEHTVVIDEPREFDGDGTAPNPFGLVLSALGGCMAGTLRGVARQGGFEYDDATIRLSLRVNRPTSGPLDPGERELRISRIIAEVTVRGDLTAEQQDALRQGIETCPVGNTLRRALNLQESVAFEVAA
- a CDS encoding ABC transporter substrate-binding protein, translated to MKTRLFKVVGGLAALALVAAGCAGEDSSGSDDEYHVLVLGGVSAEGVLADNASTSVLSAKAGVELVNKNGGIDGKKVTIKVVDDQADPTVAVTKLREAIAKGKPDLVLNSGPSTVADATLPILKQNNILSFNIGPTETSADPKAFPLNFDLSASAQNQLDAFPPYFAEKGYKKVGILHGSSSYGEVYGAAAEKTFDGAGLDVVANEEYDVAALDMTAQLEAIRSKNPDALVLDAYGAPLGYVLKGVEKLGWDIPIVGNTSVAATGLISTEPPSGVLGTPAVKNLVMQVYKSTAKDPAATDVNDLVARMKAIDPIKSTLIVAYNNDALALVQAAAEKAGSTDPKKLAEALTDSSVQQDATTAVIGTYLFSADSHAANPGPEEFAFIAPGPLVDGQFQ
- a CDS encoding branched-chain amino acid ABC transporter permease — its product is MTLIWGGLSLGAIYAIVAIGYNIVFISSKTFNFAHAQLTMVGAFVAYTGLVKWHLPTLLVLVIAAAAVALVAAIEERIAIRPVGDMHNILVTTLGASILLDGLAQLTWGSQPLSVPFFAGDKAISLFGGRVYPVEIFLIAIAVLLVVGLGIYSRRSLTGLALLGMAEDREAALLRGVNVRRLAFMAFVAAGALAGFVGLFVGSKTFAVSTLGAALALKGFVVLAIGGFGSMPGTLVGGTLVGLAEAFASRYLGGEYANLAVFLILVTILMLRPAGLFVRTKERVV
- a CDS encoding branched-chain amino acid ABC transporter ATP-binding protein/permease codes for the protein MAGLPLARRIAAGPLWLVPLVLGILLILVPYFNLEYSIVRQLQLAMILSLLVSGLNLSLGFAGELALGQVAMYAAGAYTAGMLSQRGHTDILLQLVAAGVAALLVGIVTGIPGLRLGSWSLAMTSFFLVLLLPDVLAIFREDTGGRNGLTGILSPTLFGRMLTPEDYFMVIAVVTVAWFAVMRNIAVSRHGTALRVLKQSPVLAASMGINVFRMKLMAYALGAVPAGLAGALFASLDLYISPEAFSFTVATTILAASVLGGSASVYGAVFGAFILQFGLNQSTEFQRYSLVVTGAFLIIGGVLLTGGLSGLARSLWKKTLGEDPAVAAGAAGLDARPDDEVPAVPGKVLKVEGVAKSFGGNQALKGVDLVASPGRVTALIGPNGSGKTTLLNMICGFYRTDAGVIALDDRHLQRMGPDRVARTGVARTFQTPNIPEGITVREAVMAGRYAGNRATVLEAVLRLPRYRKVRKADLSEADRVLELVGIRHLEDAEATALPLGQRRLLEVARCLISNPGVLLLDETASGLDEHEVDRLAEVIRRVRDAGGTVVLVEHNFQLVLSLADEIVALAHGELMAKGTPEEIQNNERVMAEYLGIDPDKQAGGVR
- a CDS encoding ABC transporter ATP-binding protein; translation: MTQSDSTPLLEVRGLGTGYGDLRVVWDVSFDVRAGEITVLLGRNGAGKTTTIRAISGLNKIVAGEVRYRGESLAKVPAHQRVRQGIAYVQEGKRVFHSQTIEQNLLLGGYTRKMKRAELRSEVERIYELFPILAEKRALPASSMSGGQQQMLAIGQALMSQPSLLMLDEPSGGLAPVIVNEVMERVHQLKETGIGILLVEQAVEASFAIADHVTVLDMGKTMLSSPASEVSDMTLLQDAYFGKTAS
- a CDS encoding IclR family transcriptional regulator, whose product is MSHPPTRLGVLERATMILDAFEDAPGPLGLDDIAEITELPRTTVFRLLTTLKELGWVHHDRRGYSPGRRLSGPGGESEHLDVRAAASVALNELQLATDAVVHLSVLDGPIVQYLDKVGGARATTIPSRVGGRIIATDSVSGLAMLAALAPEEVDALVGHLDRTPGGLESVHHELAAVRRRRGIAILDGLPGTGISSMAVAVPGPRGPLAAISVVRRGHLPLPVVGPLLLAAARTTSRTLHPDWGPPRRSPALRLA